Part of the Triticum aestivum cultivar Chinese Spring chromosome 4D, IWGSC CS RefSeq v2.1, whole genome shotgun sequence genome is shown below.
TGGTGAAGATGGGTAGCTAGGGTTTTGGGAAGAAGATTGCTTTGTATACCATGTGCGATTGCGGTAAACGTCTTGCCGATCCAGGCTGACGTGCTGCGTGTTAAATAGAGGGGTTGCGAGCCCTAATACGCGTACAGGTTGTTGGAGAGATTACATCTTGGGAGAGAAGAATACAAGAGATAAAACAAGATAAAGAGTACATGAATATCCTGTATAACTCCTCCTCCTTCGGTGGTGATCCTCCTTGCCGTACATGCCATCATGTCACGCATATTGTGTTTAACATCTTCGACCCGTCATTTTACCGTGAAGCAAAGCGGAAAGGATCCATTAGACGGTTTGTCAAACGACATCCTCAGTGAGTAAtttgaacttttttttcacgaatacGTAAAGGTTgtgtatcttttcattgatagaagaagagAAGTAGCATTGGGATTACAAACCGCTTACACGGCCATGTGCGTAAGAGGCATGATAGGGAGCAACCATTTACTAAGTAAAACATCAAACCTGTAGGTCATAAATGTTAAGGTCACCTTGATCTTTCGGTTTtccaaacaacggttcatgaaaTTTCATGCGTAAACCATTTTCAATTATTTTGGTTATTATGGCTGTGTGTACATTTTTTTAAGATTATTTAGAAGTGCAGAAAATGCATTAAAATGAAGGGTTCCATGGAGCCTCATCCACAATCGAAGATGCACTTTCCGGGGTCATTTCATACTACTGATCTTGTCGTTCAGGGTTAATCTTGTAATCTTGGCCTCGCCTCGGCATCATAAATGTCGTCGCATCGCTACAAGAGCAGAAGCTCCGCGCGTCAGTCGATACAATACTCAGGGCACGGCGCACGCCGCGTCGTACCGTACGCACCCGACCCGGCTCCCGAGTTGCTTGCACGAAACGGTGcggcctcgccatctccacctcgcAGTCACACCAGCTCAGCACTCAGCAGCAGCTTCTGCTCCGCTCGcctccctccacctccacctccaccagcAGCCAGCGACCGAGCCCCCCGTCCGGTTCTATTCTCTACTCACCGATAGGTGCCCCGTCCGTGCGCCTCGACGCCGCCGGCGAGCGACCGAATGCCGGGGCTCTAGCCCTCCCCATCGCCTAAGGCGCCTCCGACGACGGGCGGGCGGCCATGAGGAAGCACCTGCCGCAGGCGAGCCGCCACAGGTGGATGCGCTCGCTGCTGCTCGCGCTCCCGATCCTCTCGCTCCCGATCCTCTACGCCGCGCTCGGGCCGGCGCGCACGCAgcagccgccctccccgccgcggctCGGGggcaggcagcagcagcagcagccgcccccgccgccgcccaggCTGGCGTACCTCATCTCGGGCGGCCCCGGCGACGGCCAGCGGATCCGCCGGCTCCTGTGGGCGCTCTACCACCCCTGGAACTACTACCTCGTCGGGGTCTCGGGGGTGGAGGAGCGCGCGGATCTCGAGGCCTTCGTGCGCGGCGAGGAGGCGCCGCGGAGGTACGGCAACGTCCGGGTCGCGGCGGCGGGGGAGTGGCCCGTGGTCTCGCGCCGGGGCCCCACCGAGCTAGCCGCCACGCTGCACGGTGCCGCCCTGCTGCTCAGGGAGTTCGACGGGTGGAGCTGGTTCATCAATCTCAGCGCCTCCGACTACCCGCTCATGCCCCAAGATGGTAATTTCAGCTCCTTTCTGGATGGATTGCCCCCGATTAGCTTGCAATTTTAAGCGTGCCTTTGCTTGTTAATTTTAGAGTATCTAGTACACGTGTAGCTACCAAAACTACAGATTGTGCGCCTTAGTGCTAGCTTGCTGTAGCTTCTCTTCATTTAGGAGCTTTGGATTATGGACTTCTTTGTGTCACCTATCCGTTTCACCAAGCTTTGAGTAGTTCTCTACCGTTTGATATCTAGTTCTTCAAGTGGTAGTTGCCCTTATGCTGCTGCTCTGTAAGGTTTTCATTTGCTAGAACTCCTTACAGCCAGTATTTCTGTTATGTTTTAAAATAGCGCTATTTTGCCCTTTGGTGTAGTCCAGTATTGCTAAAAGATAAGTTCAGGCTGAGTTTAGATTCATTACCATGTAAAACACACTGGCGATCCAGTTACATCTTGTcatttttctggaaacttggtgtGTCTCCGTAACTCTGCAACGACACTCAAACTGCACCAAGTAAATCAGTTGATAAATAACTTCAGAAGTGGGCCGTGGCAATTTTCGTTTCCCCATTCAGTTCCACTCCATCTTCTATTTAAGTTTTCACAGTTTCCTAAACATCCCCCTCATAGACCTcctaaggccttgttcggttaatCCTCCTCTCAAGGGGATTGGAGGGGATTTTGGCTTGTATGGGATTTAATCCACCTCGATCCCTGCCAATCCCCTTCAAATCCACCTCAAACCGAACAAAGCCTAAAAGGGATGTGTCATTGGCCGTTGGCAAAGCTATCTTTGTAACAGTACCATATAAGATTTCCCTTTTTTCTCCATACATCAATTCAAGAATTAACTGTCACCCTGTCGAGTTTATGTTGTTGAAATGGATAGTAAAACAGTCCTGCACTCCTGCCCTGCCATAGTGATATCCTTTGTCTTATTGTTCATGGTTGTCATCATAGATTTCCACATTCACCAAAAGAAAATCTTTCTAAGTTCATCATATATGTTAATTCAGCTGTTGCCATTGTCTCAATTAAATTGCAATAAATACTGCAGCATTGGTGTTCCTTTCGTCGAAAATATTGCAGTATTGGTTTCCTTTTCGTAGAAAATACTGCAATAAGTACTAAGGATTTAATGAGTTAGGTTATTGGGCTAGACATTATTGGTGCTCCTTTCACAGAAAATGTTGTGCTGTCTCAAAAAAGTAGTGAACTTCATCATTTTGTGTAAATTCTACGGGATGTTACATCAACTCGAGTGGTGGTGCTGTATGTCTATTTATAATATCATTTTGATTTTAAGGAATGAGTGTCAGAGCAAAGAGCCAAATATAGCTTGTGCGTCTGGCCTCATTTACACTTCTTGATCTTATGTTAGGATTTTACGTACAGTCGTACACTAGGAAGGTCAACCCAGCTGCAAGACAGGAAGTAGATGCAGCAGTTTAGGACATGAAGCGTATCTTTTAGTAATTGGCTAATTGCTAAGGTTTCTATGAGTAAAAAGAGTTATGTTAGGAAAGGACAGGTCTCATGGTTTGAATTAGATAGGCCACGAGGATTGAGTTAGGCGTGGGTCTCCTATATAAAGGACTGGCGACTGCTATGTACTCGTGGAAGCCAAGCAAACGATAAGGGGTATTTTCCTAGCTATCTTCTACTCCCTcttttcacaaatataagatgttctaaccttTTTCTAAATCAGgtgtatatagacacgttttagtgtgtttgttcactcatttcagtccgtatgtagtccatattgaaatatcctaAACATCTTACATTTGTGAGCGGAGGGAGTATCTTTCTGCCCTAGTTATCAATACAGCACCAGCCACGGCGCATGTCTACTTGCCGGTTTTTGGCTCAAGAGCTCCCGGAGCTTTATCACTTGAGTTCTCAATTTTTACCTGGTTGTTACAGCAAATTACTGACGTAGACCTATATGTTGATCACATTTATGGATTGCAGTGCTGTACCAAAATAGTTGGTGTCACTTCTGAAACTAACATAGTTCTTGGCCTTGACAGACCTCCTTCATATCTTCTCATATCTTCCAAGAGATCTGAACTTTATCGACCACACAAGCAATATTGGTTGGAAGGAGTAAGGATATTTATTTCTGTGTGTTTCTTAGTGATCTGATATGTTCTTTATCATGATTCATTGGTTGCATCTGCAGGCATCAAAGGGCTAGACCAATCATCGTGGATCCAGCATTGCAGATCTCAAACAAAACTGAGGTTCTGACAACAAAGGAGAAAAGAAGCATGCCTTCAGCTTTCAAAATATTTGTAGGTATTGTCTCATGCTTGTTTTGTACTTGACACGGTCGAAATATTCTGCACTAATTCAGAATAACACTTTGCTGTTGCCTATCACCTTCTATTTCTGTTAAGAATAATCTCTTGAGTGCAATACTGATAGATTCCCATACATTACTGTAGAATAAATTACGTAGTATATCGCTGTAGAACAATGGCATTACTATAGTCATAATAACATGTTTTTTTCCCTAAAAGAAAACGCAAATTTTGTGTCTCCTTTGCATTGATGGAAAAAGAGAGCTTGTCTACAAGCCCAGAGAAGGGCCACACCCGGGAGTTACAACACAACACCCCTAAGTTGGAAGAAGTGCTGCTAGACCCACTGCCCCTGCTTTCGCCCACAGTCGGGCCTCAGCCCTGATAGTGTCAAGCAGGCTAGCAATGTGAGGCTGCGGGCCATCGAAGATGACCGAATTTTGTGTTATCTGGGAAATTTTCCTTGATGAAGCCGCTATTCTCTTGAAGATGAAACTGACACGTGCCTATGTTGACTGCCAACAGCCAAATGCTACTCTTTGTTATCGTGTAATTTTTGAGCTCTAACCGATGACCTTATTCTCCCGATGCAGGTTCGTCGTGGGTAATATTGAGCCGATCATTCCTGGAGTTCTGCATATTGGGATGGGACAACCTTCCTCGCACGCTGCTCATGTACTTCACCAATTTCCTGTCGTCCTCGGAGGGATACTTCCACACGGTGATCTGCAACTCAAAGTACTACCAGAACACCACCATCAACAATGATCTCCGTTTCATGGCGTGGGACAACCCCCCTCGGACGCACCCTCTCAACCTGACAGCCGAGTACTTCGACGCAATGGCGAACAGCGGGCTGCCATTTGCGCACTCTTTCACGCGTGACGATCCGGTCCTGGATATGATTGACACTGAGCTGTTGAGGCGAGCGCCCGACCGCTTCACACCAGGTGGATGGTGCCTGGGTAGCCCGGTGGGTGGCAAAGACCCCTGTGCCTTTTTCGGAAGGTCGTTTGTTCTCAGGCCGATTAAAGGTTCGGGGAAGCTAGAGAAGTTGTTGTTGAAACTTTTGGAACCTGACAACTTCAGGCCTAAACAGTGTATATAACGCTCCTGTTACATTTAGCCAGTTTTTTTTAGTATTTTGGTAGCGTGCGCTGTGCGGGGGCAAAAGTGTTCCTGAGGTGGTTTGTTCTCATTGCTGTGGCGGTAGGCACAGTTACACGGCGTGCTTCTGTATACTTGCAACTGGAAGCTCGAAGAGTGACTGAAATCATACATGTACACACTACACACTTCATGTCCCATCTCTTCATGGATGTGAATATACAAATTACAGAAATCCATAATCCAAATATTTGTTTTGGAAAAGGAGgatgatccccggcctctgcatcagagtgatgcagcCATAATCCAAAGGAAATAGAATCTGTTTATTAACATTTGCTTCCGTAGGGTTTCTTTTCTTTAGCcttaaactctgaaaatgttgttTCAACTACTATAAATTGCTGTTAGCAtgactccctctgtcccataagaTGTTATTACAACTGATGTACTCATGTAttggttgtaataacatcttatatatTATGGGCTTGACAGTATGGTTGTTCTTCAATTCACTGTGAGTCTTGAATCCACTAAAATTCGTAAATTACTATGAGCTTGAGGAACTGACCACTTGTAATCATAAAAGGTAGGGGTCTCCATTGATGTTTTCACTCATCATATATGACTGAGGCCGGGATCACATGCTACCCCTCCCCTCGCTACCCACGTAGCCGAGAGAATGGGCCACCATCGCTGATCCGCTGCTCGTCGCATAGCCAAGCGCACAACGTCTCCACCCAGTGTTGCCGCCCTGACATCCAAGATGGACCCACCACCGCCACCGAAACAACAGGCTGTCTGAGAATCAAACACCAAGACAGACAACGTCAGAGCGGAACCGTCGTCGGTCAAGACCGAACATTCCGATGCCGACCCACATGCAGGGAGCCCCACCTCAACCAGGGGCGCGAATCATTAGGGTCAATCAACATCATCACTGGGGCAGCCCTAGAAGACGGGCCACCAGAGTCGTTGCCTCCACGGACAGATCCGGTCTATCCCTCGAGCCCCACCACAGCCTAACCCTAGATCCAACACCACCGGGCACTAGAAACCCTACATGCAAGGTGCGTCGCAGGAGCGGTGGCGGTTTTTTACCATAAGCTACTAACAATGGTAGCTATATCGACATGGGGTGTGTCTTCGAGTACCAGAGAGGCCGTGGTCCATGGACCATATTGGTGACACAAATGCTGGGGCTGTAGTACCATCTTTCATCTTTCA
Proteins encoded:
- the LOC123097888 gene encoding beta-glucuronosyltransferase GlcAT14B, with product MRKHLPQASRHRWMRSLLLALPILSLPILYAALGPARTQQPPSPPRLGGRQQQQQPPPPPPRLAYLISGGPGDGQRIRRLLWALYHPWNYYLVGVSGVEERADLEAFVRGEEAPRRYGNVRVAAAGEWPVVSRRGPTELAATLHGAALLLREFDGWSWFINLSASDYPLMPQDDLLHIFSYLPRDLNFIDHTSNIGWKEHQRARPIIVDPALQISNKTEVLTTKEKRSMPSAFKIFVGSSWVILSRSFLEFCILGWDNLPRTLLMYFTNFLSSSEGYFHTVICNSKYYQNTTINNDLRFMAWDNPPRTHPLNLTAEYFDAMANSGLPFAHSFTRDDPVLDMIDTELLRRAPDRFTPGGWCLGSPVGGKDPCAFFGRSFVLRPIKGSGKLEKLLLKLLEPDNFRPKQCI